ACAAGCAAGTAGCTCTCGTAGGGCACGTATCTTTTGTAGACATGGATAGCGAGGCGCCGATGGGCCCCATAACGTTCATAGTGGAGTGGGACAAGCCAGAGGAGGTAGTTGACTGGCTCGCGCCACCAACCCGAATGGGTAGACCGATTTACGAGAAGCCTAGACCAGACGCATCTTAGGTCACAGCGCCAGCCACGTGCAGAAACGCGCGGCGCGCCTTCTCCAACACGGTAACGGGCGCAATCGGTGTGAATGGAACAGCGAATACCACCCTGGCCGCCTCACGGACCACCTCAACATCGCCGCCAGCCGCGATATACGCCTTAGCTACGAGCATCGCGCGATTGCCAGGCTCTTGGGGGTTGAAGAGGAAACTATAGTAGACGAGCACCGCGAGGTCCCATGCCCTATGTTTGATGCTGTCACTCTTACGCGCCTGCTCCAGATCAACCATGTAGATCCTATCCCTACCGACTATGAAGTTCGTTGGGTTTGCGTCACCCATCACCCAGCCTTCACGGTGCAACTGTGCTAGAAGCATACCAGCCTCGGCGAGCGAAGGGTGCAGCGGGTCCTTGGCGACCAGGTGGTGTAGAGGCGTACCTTCAATGTACTCGTATGCTGCTTTTAAACCTCTAGGGTCGACTAGCACAGGTTCCGGCACCGGTAGCCCGGCATCTAGCATCGCATTAACCGCGTCATACTCAGCCTCTAGCCTATCACGTGGCGCGAGTCTATACGGGTATATTGGGAGCGCTATGCCCGCAGCAACAACCCATTTAGCGGTTGCTGGTGTAAGATACCGTTTCACTATAACACTCTTGAACTCCCCCCTGTACGCTGTTACTGTGCCGCCAAGCCCCATCTGCACCGTCCTAAGTATCCTCTTGACACCCGTCACGGAGTAGAGCTGCTCCTCAAACTCGAGCACCTTGGTACGTAGTCTGCCTCTTCGAAGCTTAACCAGGAGTAGAGGGTCACGTATTAACGGATGGTCTACACCACCAGGCCTTACCAGGGGCCATATCCTCGTTAGCCTCACCGCAACAAGCCTCCACCCCCTCCTAATCCTCGCACCGCTGTGCTCACAGAGCTCGAACCAAGGACCGCCGGAGCGTTCGCACCCGGCCTCAAGCAGGCTCTGCTCAGCATCCCTAACGACAACTCGTGCATCACTCCTAAGCACATCTATGAGGCTGGACGGGACCCAGGGGTACAACCTTGAGAGTCTAGAAGCCCTCGCGACAATATGGTATATATGCGCGACTTTGGCGTGAGCCGCAAGACCCCCAAGGAGTTTACGCAGCCTGGCATGCTCTTCAACAGCTATGCGTGTTAAGTACGCCATCCTAGCCTCTTCTATGACGCTTGGATCACCATCTATCTGCTCGGGCGGTGTAAGCAACATTGATGCCACAAGCTCCCCGAGTATACTGGCCTCCGCGTCACCCACAAGCTCGTCTACACGAACAACGTTATACCCTGGGCAGTGTGCCTCACACTCGCCTTCACAGACGACATACACGCTAGCGACTCCACGTGGCTTTACAACAGCAACTACGTCACCAGTCACACACTCGGCGTGCGTCACTTGCTTCTCCCAGCGTTGACCAGTGTACCTAGGAGCTCCTCTAACAAGCTACGCCGCTCACCGGACTCGAAGCCAAGTATATCGCTCTCGGTGTCTACGTCCGCCCAGAGGCACCCCGTTACATCAACCACACTGATGCGGCCGCCTCTCTGCGAGTAGAGGGTCCACAATTCATTCATCGTCAGGTCTGTCCGGTGACCGAAATATGCTAGCATCCCTCTCCAATCACGCACAAGGAACACACCCGTATCGACATAGTCATAGTCTTCAAGCTTCTTGCTGAATACTGTTGGCGGCCCCACGCGTATCTTTGTAGCCTCGTCGATATCCACTAGCGTTGGCTTACGGTCTCCCGCTACACACACACCAGCGTCCTCAGGGCATCCTGCTACAAGCCTCTCAACTAGACACGGATGGTAGATGTGGTCGGCAACACTGAGTAGAGTCTCGCTACGCACACTCGACAAGCCCACCAACAGACTATAGCCATTCTCACAGTAGGGGCAGAAGCTAGCCACGAGGTTCACATCCCACCCGTTCTCACGTAGTATCGCTCTAGTTTCTTCAACATACGCATTCTGAACCACTAGCGTAGGCTCAACGCGGCCAAGAGCCGCACTTACGCTCGATAGGGGATAGTGAACGAGAGGCCTACCCCATAACCTAGCCAGGTGTTTCGGCCCTCTTCGTAGCCTCGTACCCATACCAGCCGCTACGATGAGGAGCTTCATCCTATCTCACCCCGTCTCCAGAGTAGCCAGAGTTCAACAGTTTTCGCTACTACGTAGGCATAGGAGGCAATGGACGTAAAAATTAGCACCGCGAGTAGCGCATGCCAGCCCATCGGCGGGACTGCTACGGACCCCACAGCCAACAGGAAGAGGCGGACATCTCGAGAAGCCCATGGCCGTATCTTGCCTAGTAGCTGTATACTAGTCCCTATGCTAGCCTCTCCACGTGCATGTACATAGCTAACCATTATGTCACCCGACACTATCAGCGTCGCCAGAAGTGTCGCGACGCCACGCGGTATACCAAGAGCCTCTACTACAGCGTATGTTGCAAGACCGAATGACACGATGTCAACTATTCTATCTGTCACCGCGTCAAGATATGCGCCAAAGCGACTCTTTCTATTAAGCAGCCTCGCTATCTCACCATCCACACCATCGAGGATGGATGCCAGCTGCACGAGGAGCCCCGCTATCGCTGCCATCACCGGATCTACCGCTAGGTATGGGAGGGCAGCCAGGACGCCAAACACCCCCGTCGCTATCGTCACTGCATTCGGGTTACTCACGCCAAGCTTCACGAGTATTCTGGTGACCCTCCACGACACCCTCCTGTTGATGAGCCTCGAAACCGGGCCGTCAGTAGGCTTCGCGACTTTTGCAGCCTGGCTCAAGTCACCCGCCCTCGTTGCGTCGCAGAGAATTAGCCAGCGTTTTTGAATACCGCGCGACCGCAGCGTCCTTGCACTAGTTGTCTTCGAAAGTTAGGTCTAAAGGCCTCCGTGGTGCAGATGCTTACATTGAGGTTGGGGTTAGCCCGGGTGTGTACATATGCAGCGCGTAATAGACTATGGCTTTCTACGCAATCTTGACGAGTGGGTTAGGATGCAGAAGAAGGTGCTAGAGACGTTCCAGAAGGTCGAGAAGGATGTCGAGGAGGGCGACAGGCTACAGCTGATACTAGCCACTAGGGCAGCGTTCCAGCACATGATGAGGACCATCAAGGCATTCGACCATTGGCTGCAAGACCCTGTCATCATTAGCCACATAACAAGGGAGATGCTAATCGAGGTCTGGCAGGTGATGTACAAGGTACTTACAGAGCTTCTCGAGATAGACATCAAGCATACCAGCGAGATGCGCCAGTTGCTCGAGAAGCTGGCACGCGAAGGTAAGCTGAACCCGCTAGCCGCGGCCGTCAAGAGCGAAGAGGAGGAAGAACAGAGGAGGCCACCAACGCTATCAGTCTAAGGGGCTTAGCTCTAGCCCCTTCTCCTCCAACTTTCTCTTCAACACCTCCACGAGTGTAGTCAACGCCTTCTCTAGTGTAGCCTTACCCGCCGCGCCTGCAGCTTGAGAGTGCCCGCCGCCGCTACCTCCTAGCATTTTCCCCACTTCCTCCATTATCTCTCCCAATGCCAGCCCCGTGCCCTCAACGAAGCTCTTCAAAGCCCTGCCGACAACCCTTGCACGACCGTCACGCACAGATACTATGAACGCGGCGTCGGCCCCCAGGTCCAGTATGGCCCGCGCCGCCGAAGCCTCAAAGGCCTTCACGTGGCTAACCCCAATGAGTAGGTTGTTGCTCGTCTTGTATACCTGTAGACGCTGCGCCGCCTTAAGACGCGCAACTCTCTCAGAGTAATCCATCGGTGGTGACTGTAGAGCCTTAAGCACACGCTCTAGGCTAGCACCAAGCTCCATGAGGTCTGCTGCAACGCGAAGTGTACGCGGAGCGGAGTGGCGGAGATGCTTGGTATCATAGACTATACCCGCCAGCAGCAGGGCAGCCATACGCTCGTCAATCTTCACACTCCACTCGCGCAGCACAAGATACACTAGTTCGGCTGTAGCCTTGGCACCCGGGTCGCATATAGAGACCAGCGCACCCTCAGTCATCAAACTCTTCTCATGATGATCTATCACTATGTAGTCAACGTTCTTTACAAACTCGGCGAGATCCCCCAGGTGCTCGAAACTGGCCGTGTCTAGCACTATAGCGAGCCCGGACTCCTCTGGGCTTTCATCCTCAAAGTCGGCGGGCTCGATGCCGAGAAGCTCGCGCACCACCCTCTTAGAAGCCTGGTTCATACCCTCGGGTAGGAGGAGCCTCGCGTCCACACCTAGGCTCCTTAGCGCCTCGCGTATGGCATAAGCCGAGCCCACGGCATCCGGGTCGGCATTCTTATGGGCCGTTACTACTACCGGCGTCTCAGTCTCCAGTATCTCCCGGAGCGCCCTCCGAGCCTTCTCTCTCAGCTCCTCCTCTGAGAGCACGTAGACGCTCCTCAAGCCACCTACCCGCCTCCTCAATAGCCTCTGCTATAACCTCCTCGTAGGAGATAGGACCGATAGCCTTTCCCACAACGCGAACATCTACCAGAACGTCTAGTTCGTCGCCCTTGTACTCTCCCCGCACGATTATTTCGAATTCGTCAACCCTCCTGCGTAGCTTGCGCCGCAGGTAACTCCTAATCCTCTCTTCAACACCTGCCATCAACTCCGCGAGTATATCCTCATTCAACTTTATGCGTTCCAGCCCAACATTGATGACACGGGGCAAGTAGTCCTCACCTCTCACCTTCCCCGCATGAAGAAAGCCGCTATTACCGCAACAAAACCTGGCATAACCAAACTGATAGATTCTAGTATACCACCCTTTACGAGCAGGGCGTGCGACACGAGGACAACAAGGGGAATGTTAAGAGCATAAGCTACGAGTATTGCGATTACTGCCGCGCGAACAACTTGCACTAAAATAGGGCGTAGACGGGCGAGGATGGGCCTCACCCGCCACCCTTCTTCCCGAGCTGCTCTGGCTTAACACTAGTGCCCGCCTGGAGCCTCACTTGATACTCACGTATCTCGCGTAGAAGCTGCTCAAGCCTCTTCCGCAGCTCGTTCTCCTGCTTCCTTAGCTTCTCAAGCCTAATGTCGATAAGCTCGAGCCTGTCTTTCAACTCGTTGGCAACCTTCTCCTTCGACACCCTCACGAGTATCCCGCCAACGCTACGATAAACCTCGTTCTCCTGCACCTCCTCGAGCAACTTCAAGACCCTCTCTATCTCGCTCTTCTCACTCTCGAGCGCAACCCTCTCCTGCACGACTCTGTTGAGCTGCTCTTGGAGCCTCTGAGCCTCTGCTACCTTACTCTCAAGCTCGGGTGGAAGCCTCTGAGCCACGAGCTACACCCCAGCCGCTCACGTCTACCGCCGGCTTAATCCTTCCCGCTCGAGCAGAAGCTCCAGGTAGGACTTCGTAGTCGTCGGCACTTCCTCCAGGCCAAGGAGGCGTATGGCTTCACCAACAGCCTCTTCTCCACCATCAATAGCCTCTATCTCAGCGAAGCAGCCCAGACCCTCTACCTCATCAAGCGTCACCTTAACACGGCCTAAGCGATAGTAGCGCCTCTTCTTCCGTATAACCGCAACAGGCTTGAAACCAAGAGCTTCAAGCAACGCACGAACATTGCTAGCGCTGTCTACCTGCACTGTAATCTCGCGCCTAGCCTTGTAGACGCCACCCTCCTTGGGACCCTTGTACGTGAGTTCTACTCGTTCCTTCACCACCCTTACGCGTAGGGCTTCATCCGTCTTTGCAAAGTCCCTACATGGATGCTGGAAGTACACATCCTCCTCGATATACTCACCCTCATAGACGCCACCCATCCTCTTGACACGCTCCTCTATAGCAGCCAGCATGATACAATCGCCAAGCACGAGCTTCGCCTCAACCTCCCGCAAACGCTCCACCGGAGCGGTACAGACTAACACCCGGGTTTGAGGCTGGCCACGCCGGGCGGGGTGTAATCAGGAATTGGCTGGCAGCGAGATTGCACTCGTAGCAGTATATGTCGGTCTCGTGCTGCTTGTCGCTAAACTCTTCGAGGATATCGTGAGGAGAGCCAGGCTGCCAGGCTTCATCGGCGCTATTATCGCCGGCTACATACTAGGCCCCGGCGGCCTGAACATCATACACAAGGAGCATGTCGAGGCCATGGGTCTGCTTCTAGTCGTGGGTATAGACTTTCTACTGTTCCTCGCAGGCGCTGAAGAGCTAAGCAGGATGAGGGGCGGCTTACGTCCACGCGAGTTGAGCGTAGCTACCGTCCTCATGCTCTCAACTACAGCCGCTACTGCCGTAGTAGCCCACCTCCTCTACCGCGAACACCTGGATTGGAGCACATCGCTAGCCTTTGGCATCGTCATGGCAATTGTGAGCCTCGGGCCATTAACACGCGCGTTGATAGACTCGGGGTTGATAGCCACGAATGCTGGCTTGACGGTAACGCGCATCGGCTTAATAGCTGAGGTCGGCGGCATACTCGCGTTCAACGCCGTCTATGCGGGCAAGATATTCCCGAACGCCATTACAACACCACTCTTCTTCATAGCGGTCTACCTCTTCGGGCGGCGACTGCTAACCCGCATACTCTACCTGGTCGAGGATGTGATCTCGGCTCGCGAAGCTCCCTTCGCGATAATAGTCGCGTTGGTCCTCACGGCTAGTTACCTAGCAGAGATAATAGGGTTCAACGCGGCTGTTACTGCACTACTCCTAGGCTTCTTCGCGTCGACTTATCTCGAAGAGAGGCCAGCATACGTAGAGAGGCTCAAGGCGTTCACATATGGCTTCCTCGAGCCGCTGTTCTTCGCTGGTATCGGCCTAAAGGTACCACAACTAGATCCTTCGAGCATGGCAGCAATGCTCCTCATAACACTAGCTGCCGCCGCTCCCAAGCTGCTTACAGCGTCAGCCGCCGGGCTAATGCCAACTGGTATAGCCCTCCTGGCGAAGGGTGGCGTTGATGCCGCGCTCCTCTTAACGCTATACGAGACGCCACACGGCAAAGGTAACCTGATACCCGACCAGCTTTACACCGCCGGCGTCTTCTCAATGCTACTCTTAAGCACACTCATGGCTCTCGGCCTGCGTAGCATTCAGCCGCCACGCGCAAAGGGCGAGAAAGAGCCTTGGAGGATGAGGATTGGAGAACTCGGCCTCGGATACGACGTCGTAAGACGCACAGACAACCTATTGACAGTCTCGATGTTCGTAAGTGCTAGCCAAGGCGGCGCAGTAGTCGTTATAGACGAGGATGGACGCCCCATAGGCTACATCACAGCAGCTGACCTCATCTACATCGCACCATCAGAAATGAGGAGGTTAACGGCGGAGGAGGTCATGAGGGAGAATGTGCCAATAGTGAAGGTAACTGATAGAGTAACAGAACTACTACGTGAGCATCTCGTGGCAGAGCCGATAGTGGCGGTGGTCGACGAGGACGGCCACCTCGTAGGCACGCTGAATCCGCACCGTGTGCTCCAGAAGATATACGGGATTAGCGGTAAGCGCGAGCACTAGCACCAACCTTAGAGGCTATATATTCGACGGGGTCGCGCCAAGGACAACAACCAGTCTTCAGCGCTACGAGATCATCAGTATAGCCCCCAGTAACGTAGAGTATGTCCTCAGTTATCTCGTTGCCAAGTTTTCTCCTAAGGTCGTCCCAAGTCATCACATCATAGCCCAGCGATTCTAGCATACGCCTGGATGCTGTGTTATCAGCGCGGAGTGTCGCCGCGAAAACCTCTGCACCAAGCTCCTCGAGTACCTCCTCACCAGACGCTATTAGTATCTTGCCATACCCGCGACCCTGGAACTCGGGCCTAACACCAGCATAATGATGCACACCCAACATCAGTTTATCATCACAACATGGCCAGACATAAACCTGGTTAAACCCGACAGGTTCTCCATCCACAAGCAGTACGAGCGTACGCACCCATCTCCTATCCCACTCCAGCCCAACCTCGACCCAGTAGCCCTCGCTACCGAACAACTCATAAGCTAACTTCCTAACAAAGTCTTTCAGCTCACCCTCCGCCTCAACGACCTCGAGCCTCATACTACCAACTACCATAGACACGACACGCATCAAACCATAAAGCCGATTTTCACCCCAGCTACCCACACTTCACGACTCACAACAGCTTGCAAGACTCTACAGCGATAACTAGGCAAAGCTACTTGGCTTATACTCACACCCATTTCCATTTTATCAGATCCTTTCTGCACTCCTTTCCCTATACCATGCTCACCGCGTACCCCATCTTTCGAACAGCAAAGCTTATATTGACTTCTCTGCTGCAGCGTTAGAACACGGGTCGTGGGCCGGTAGCTCAGCCTGGCAGAGCGGCGGGCTCTTAACCCGTAGGTCCCGGGTTCAAATCCCGGCCGGCCCGCCACAACCTCCTCCTTCGAAACGGGTCGGGGTCACACCGTGGCCTCAGAAGCTGTACGTCTTGTACACCGCGGTTACCCTACTGTTGAACGTAGTGCACTCCCTGTTATCCCTAGAGGCTGGGTGCTGATACGCGTTGGACTAGGGGTGTGGAATGGCACGGAGCGCGCGGTATCACAGGGGCTGGTTTGGGTTGAACCCGGTAGGGTTCTTGGCGCAGAAGGTCTCGGTGTTGTTGTTAAGCGCGGCGTAGGGGCCGATATTGACGAGGGTGTTCTTGTCGTACTTTCGAGGGTGCCTAAGGAGGGTTTACCTGGAGTGGCTATTAACGGCTGGCTTGCGAGTTACACGTCGCTTCCCTTCTCGTCGCTCGCCCAGCTTGATAAGGGTGTTTGTAAACGCGAGCCTAGAGCTTGCGCTCTTGCCTTTAGCGCTGGACTAGGCATAGCCGCAGTTATATCGTCACACGGCGAGCTAGGGGTGCTCGGCTGTGGGTTCTCCTCGTTATCAGCTGCACTAGCCTCTATGGAGTATGGCGCGACAACGCGACTATACTGCTTGGATTCTATCGGCGCAAGGATAGCCTCTAGGCTTGGCCTAGAGGTGCTCTCAGCGAAGAGGAGAGAGCCGAAAGAAGAGACGCTCTACCTGGCATCTATAGATCCGCGGCTTGTAAGGCTAGTCGAAAATAGGAGAGGCTCGCGCCTATTGCTACACCCGATCTTTCTCCACTACCCGCCACCACGCACAATAGACACATACACATCCGTACTGAGAGAGTCCCGTGTTCACGAGGGAGTGAAGCTGCTTCTCAAACACATAGATTTTCTAGATGCTGCCGTGGGGCATGCAGATCTAGAAGCACTGCCATATTCACACGGTAAACTCGCCATTATCGCTCGGCTACACAACGTAGTCTGAGCGCTCGTCTCCCACCTGCGCGTACACGCGCCGGGTTGGGCTCCAATCCTCTCATCTTTTCACGCCACAGCCCCTCCTCGAGATCCAGCTCCGTGAATACACATGCCTCGTTCAGCCTAGCCCTAGCCTCTTGCAGACTCCATGTACCCGATACGCGTCTCGCCAGGGGCGACAACTTGTATAGAATCTCCCCGTCCATGTAGAAGACCAGCGCCTGCAGGACTGTGAGATCCACCCTCCTAGTCCCGCCACGCAACTTGAAAACACCACGTACACCGCGCCTTGCCATTAATTGTGCAAGCCCGGCTTCCGTCACAAAACCTTCCCTAACAATCTCCTCAAGCACTAACGCCTCGTCAAAGGATACCAGCCTCGCCGCTCTCAGACCACCTGCCGCCGCAATATCACCGAGCCTCTCCAGTATCTCATCAAGCCTCAGTTCGCCATCAGAGCCCGGGCTTTGCACAGCAGCAACTACGGGTAAACCACTCTCGACGCTACCAGCGAGACCCACCGCATCGGCCAGCGGGCTCCACAGCGTATCCTCTACACCCTCCGCCAACACATCCCCGCCAACATCAACCGCCAAGATAGCTTCCGCCCCCGTCAAGCTAGCAAGGTGTCGCAGAGCCTCAGCGATGCCACGCGAGCCTCCCCACACATCAACCACGTAGATGGGCACCGACGCTATGCGAGCCAATCTACACACTTGGGGTATGAACACGTTACCCCCGCACAGGGAGCGTACAACCCAGCACCCTCCGCGAACCTCAAGCAGGTGTAGAGACAAACGTGACGTGGGGCCAGCAAAATCCTCTAGACGAAGAGGACCGGGGCAAGGGTCGATAACGAACCTCTCCCAGGCTATTGCCGCCAGTTGTGAACGCACGCCATACTTTTGTAGCCAGAGCGTGTTGAGCATTGCAGAAGCTATGTCGCCGCCACCACCCACAGCAAGCACAATGACACTCCTCGGCTTGAAACCAAAGACCTCCTCTATCACCATTCTCGCCTTTCCGCCCACAACACCGGATAGCTCTAAGAGTCGTTCGGCAATGGAATTCACAGCTCGGGGGTAGCTTCAATGCACGACCTTGCAGAGAAACTAGCAGAGCTCCTAACCGCGAAGGGAGTTTACGAGAAAGTACTCGTAGACAACGTTACTGGCGAGTGCGCAGTGCTAGTCGCTAAACGTGGAGCAACGCTCCACCTCATAGCACTCTCGACGCACAATGACTGGGTGTATGCCAAGATCGCTCTTAGCGATGCAGTACCCCTCCGGGCATGGAGCTGCTCTAACATCTTCTACACGCCGTACGGGTTGTACGCCTTTGCCCACACACTCGATGAGTTGGCCGACAAGATAGCTGGTAAGCAGGATAGGTTAGAGGCGCAAGCTAGGATATTAGAGGAGGCGTTGAGAAGCGGAGCATCTCTGGAGTGATGACCCCGCGCACTCAGAGCCACGCGCAATGAAGAGGGTCTTGAGTGCTGACCATAACATCTCACCATATACCCCACAATAAGTTACCATAAAACAACACGACACAAGAAGAGCCCAGCAGTTCACACCACGGGTATAGGAAGAAGCATTTACCGCCAGTTACACCACGCAAAAACAAAAACAATATCGTTCTGTTACTCTCTTCTTAGCCGAATAGTGCTTTAGCAGCCGCTGCCTTCGCCTCCTCCAGGATGTCTGAGAGTACCGCCTCTAGCCTGTAGTCGAGGCGCATCTTGCCGTCGGGAGTTGCAACCACGAAGCCTCCTACACCCTCGATGTCCTCGCCTGCAAGCGTGAACTTAACCGGAAGGCTTGCACCACCAACCAGCTTCTCAAGTAGGTCGCGGTCCGCCTTCGTCGGGTATACTACGGCCTCGGTAGCCGTCTCGCGTATAGTCTCGGCAGCACGCTTCAACATGTCCTCGAGGAACGCTGTGTAAGCCTCGTCTCCAACGCGGCTGCGGAGCCTTCTTAGGGCCTCGTTGACAGCCTTCTCTATCCACTCGTTCCTCGCGTTTAGCTCCGCCACTCTCAACTCAGCCTCGCGTACCGCCCTCTCCGCTCTTACTTTCTCCTCAGCCTCACGGAGAATAGCCGAGATGTCTTTCTCGAGCTTCGCTAGAGCCCTGTTCTTCGCCGCGTCGAGGATGCGGATAGCAGCGTCGAGCGCCTCATCAATCTTCTTGTTTATCTCCTCGCGCACCTTTTCAGAGGCCTTTTTCGCTACCGCGTGTGGGTCGCCATGCATGTGTATGCGGGGCACCGGCCCC
The Pyrolobus fumarii 1A DNA segment above includes these coding regions:
- the cyaB gene encoding class IV adenylate cyclase encodes the protein MREVEAKLVLGDCIMLAAIEERVKRMGGVYEGEYIEEDVYFQHPCRDFAKTDEALRVRVVKERVELTYKGPKEGGVYKARREITVQVDSASNVRALLEALGFKPVAVIRKKRRYYRLGRVKVTLDEVEGLGCFAEIEAIDGGEEAVGEAIRLLGLEEVPTTTKSYLELLLEREGLSRR
- a CDS encoding DHH family phosphoesterase; amino-acid sequence: MRSVYVLSEEELREKARRALREILETETPVVVTAHKNADPDAVGSAYAIREALRSLGVDARLLLPEGMNQASKRVVRELLGIEPADFEDESPEESGLAIVLDTASFEHLGDLAEFVKNVDYIVIDHHEKSLMTEGALVSICDPGAKATAELVYLVLREWSVKIDERMAALLLAGIVYDTKHLRHSAPRTLRVAADLMELGASLERVLKALQSPPMDYSERVARLKAAQRLQVYKTSNNLLIGVSHVKAFEASAARAILDLGADAAFIVSVRDGRARVVGRALKSFVEGTGLALGEIMEEVGKMLGGSGGGHSQAAGAAGKATLEKALTTLVEVLKRKLEEKGLELSPLD
- a CDS encoding lipopolysaccharide kinase InaA family protein — protein: MTHAECVTGDVVAVVKPRGVASVYVVCEGECEAHCPGYNVVRVDELVGDAEASILGELVASMLLTPPEQIDGDPSVIEEARMAYLTRIAVEEHARLRKLLGGLAAHAKVAHIYHIVARASRLSRLYPWVPSSLIDVLRSDARVVVRDAEQSLLEAGCERSGGPWFELCEHSGARIRRGWRLVAVRLTRIWPLVRPGGVDHPLIRDPLLLVKLRRGRLRTKVLEFEEQLYSVTGVKRILRTVQMGLGGTVTAYRGEFKSVIVKRYLTPATAKWVVAAGIALPIYPYRLAPRDRLEAEYDAVNAMLDAGLPVPEPVLVDPRGLKAAYEYIEGTPLHHLVAKDPLHPSLAEAGMLLAQLHREGWVMGDANPTNFIVGRDRIYMVDLEQARKSDSIKHRAWDLAVLVYYSFLFNPQEPGNRAMLVAKAYIAAGGDVEVVREAARVVFAVPFTPIAPVTVLEKARRAFLHVAGAVT
- a CDS encoding cation:proton antiporter — protein: MAGSEIALVAVYVGLVLLVAKLFEDIVRRARLPGFIGAIIAGYILGPGGLNIIHKEHVEAMGLLLVVGIDFLLFLAGAEELSRMRGGLRPRELSVATVLMLSTTAATAVVAHLLYREHLDWSTSLAFGIVMAIVSLGPLTRALIDSGLIATNAGLTVTRIGLIAEVGGILAFNAVYAGKIFPNAITTPLFFIAVYLFGRRLLTRILYLVEDVISAREAPFAIIVALVLTASYLAEIIGFNAAVTALLLGFFASTYLEERPAYVERLKAFTYGFLEPLFFAGIGLKVPQLDPSSMAAMLLITLAAAAPKLLTASAAGLMPTGIALLAKGGVDAALLLTLYETPHGKGNLIPDQLYTAGVFSMLLLSTLMALGLRSIQPPRAKGEKEPWRMRIGELGLGYDVVRRTDNLLTVSMFVSASQGGAVVVIDEDGRPIGYITAADLIYIAPSEMRRLTAEEVMRENVPIVKVTDRVTELLREHLVAEPIVAVVDEDGHLVGTLNPHRVLQKIYGISGKREH
- a CDS encoding V-type ATP synthase subunit E, whose amino-acid sequence is MPRIHMHGDPHAVAKKASEKVREEINKKIDEALDAAIRILDAAKNRALAKLEKDISAILREAEEKVRAERAVREAELRVAELNARNEWIEKAVNEALRRLRSRVGDEAYTAFLEDMLKRAAETIRETATEAVVYPTKADRDLLEKLVGGASLPVKFTLAGEDIEGVGGFVVATPDGKMRLDYRLEAVLSDILEEAKAAAAKALFG
- a CDS encoding DUF1152 domain-containing protein, whose product is MGGKARMVIEEVFGFKPRSVIVLAVGGGGDIASAMLNTLWLQKYGVRSQLAAIAWERFVIDPCPGPLRLEDFAGPTSRLSLHLLEVRGGCWVVRSLCGGNVFIPQVCRLARIASVPIYVVDVWGGSRGIAEALRHLASLTGAEAILAVDVGGDVLAEGVEDTLWSPLADAVGLAGSVESGLPVVAAVQSPGSDGELRLDEILERLGDIAAAGGLRAARLVSFDEALVLEEIVREGFVTEAGLAQLMARRGVRGVFKLRGGTRRVDLTVLQALVFYMDGEILYKLSPLARRVSGTWSLQEARARLNEACVFTELDLEEGLWREKMRGLEPNPARVRAGGRRALRLRCVAER
- a CDS encoding prefoldin subunit beta codes for the protein MAQRLPPELESKVAEAQRLQEQLNRVVQERVALESEKSEIERVLKLLEEVQENEVYRSVGGILVRVSKEKVANELKDRLELIDIRLEKLRKQENELRKRLEQLLREIREYQVRLQAGTSVKPEQLGKKGGG
- a CDS encoding NTP transferase domain-containing protein; protein product: MKLLIVAAGMGTRLRRGPKHLARLWGRPLVHYPLSSVSAALGRVEPTLVVQNAYVEETRAILRENGWDVNLVASFCPYCENGYSLLVGLSSVRSETLLSVADHIYHPCLVERLVAGCPEDAGVCVAGDRKPTLVDIDEATKIRVGPPTVFSKKLEDYDYVDTGVFLVRDWRGMLAYFGHRTDLTMNELWTLYSQRGGRISVVDVTGCLWADVDTESDILGFESGERRSLLEELLGTLVNAGRSK
- a CDS encoding GNAT family N-acetyltransferase; the encoded protein is MRVVSMVVGSMRLEVVEAEGELKDFVRKLAYELFGSEGYWVEVGLEWDRRWVRTLVLLVDGEPVGFNQVYVWPCCDDKLMLGVHHYAGVRPEFQGRGYGKILIASGEEVLEELGAEVFAATLRADNTASRRMLESLGYDVMTWDDLRRKLGNEITEDILYVTGGYTDDLVALKTGCCPWRDPVEYIASKVGASARAYR
- a CDS encoding CDP-alcohol phosphatidyltransferase family protein; amino-acid sequence: MSQAAKVAKPTDGPVSRLINRRVSWRVTRILVKLGVSNPNAVTIATGVFGVLAALPYLAVDPVMAAIAGLLVQLASILDGVDGEIARLLNRKSRFGAYLDAVTDRIVDIVSFGLATYAVVEALGIPRGVATLLATLIVSGDIMVSYVHARGEASIGTSIQLLGKIRPWASRDVRLFLLAVGSVAVPPMGWHALLAVLIFTSIASYAYVVAKTVELWLLWRRGEIG
- a CDS encoding DUF2153 domain-containing protein, with the protein product MQRVIDYGFLRNLDEWVRMQKKVLETFQKVEKDVEEGDRLQLILATRAAFQHMMRTIKAFDHWLQDPVIISHITREMLIEVWQVMYKVLTELLEIDIKHTSEMRQLLEKLAREGKLNPLAAAVKSEEEEEQRRPPTLSV